GCCCGCGTAGCCGGCCTCGACGTGGACATCAACCGCATCTCCGACATCCTGACCGACATTGGCTGCACGGTGGCCGGTGGCGGCAACGGTGAGTTCGCCGTAACCGCGCCGAGCTGGCGTCCGGACTTGAACGAGCCGTGCGACCTGGTCGAGGAGGTCGCCCGACTGGTCGGCTACGACCAGATTCCGATCACCGTGCCGCCGGCACCGGTCGAGGGTCTGGTGGGCCTGACCCCGGACCAGCAGCGTCGCCGTCGCGTGGCGGACGAGCTCGCCGAGTTCGGCATGGTCGAATCGCTGAGCTACCCGTTCGTGGGTGACGACGATTACAAGGCCTTCGGCTTCGACCCGGAAGCCACCAAGAAGGTCAGCGTCGAGATCGCCAACCCGCTCTACGGCGACCGTCCGTACTTGCGTCGCGAGATTCTGCCGACCCTGGCCACCACCGTGCAGCGCAACATCCGCCGCGGCATCGAAAACGTGTCCCTGTACGAGCTCGGCCACGTCTACCTGTGGGATCCGAACGCGCCCGCCATCCCGGCACTGCCCGGCGGCGTGCGCCCCACCGACGAACAGCTCGCCGCGCTTGACGCCGGTCTGCCCGAACAGCCCGACCATGTGGCCGGCATCCTGACCGGTCTGGCCGAGGACGACGGCTGGATGGGCGGCAAGCGCCCGGTCGACTGGTCCGACGCCGTCGAGGCCGTGCGCCGCATCGCCGGCCGTATCGGTGCCGCAATCGAACTCGACCAGCCCGCCGCTGACGATGTGCCCGTCCAATGGCACCCCGGCCGCGCCGCCCGCGTCATGGTGGGCGACGTCTTCACCGGCTGGGTTGGTGAACTGCATCCGCGCGTCAACGAGGCGCTCGGCTTCCCGGCCCATTCCGCGGCCTTCGAGCTGAACCTCACCGCGCTGTTCGCCACGCTGACCGGCAAGCCCGTCCAGGCCAAGCCGATCTCCACGTTCCCGCCGGTCAAGCAGGATTTGGCCTTCACCGTGGACGAGACCGTGACCGCAGGCCAGCTTGAGAACGTGATTCGCAAGGCCGCCGGCGCGAACCTCGAATCCATCGAACTGTTCGACGTGTTCACCGGCGAACAGGTGGGCGAGGGCAAGAAGTCCCTGGCCTATGCGGTGGTGTTCCGTTCGCCGAGCAAGACGCTGTCCGCCGAAGACAGCGACGCCATCCGCAAGGCCATCGTGGCTGAGGCCGCCGAAATCGGCGCCCAGCTGCGCGCCTGACCCAACCAATCATCCGAATCGAGGAGCGCCATGAGCCAACCGGAGCAGGACAAGCCGAAATACGGGCAGTACCAGCAGCCTGAATATGGTGCTATGTCTGGCCAATACGGGCCGAATTACAACCCGTATATTTATGGCGCTCCCGAGCCGGATACTAAGAAGGATTCCGCCGCAGCCGCTGGCGATAACGGTGGCGCGGCACAATCTCAGCAGGCTGGCCAGCCGTATGGTCAGCAGCCGGCGTGGCCCGGCAATCAGCAGGCGGGCGGCTGGCCGTACGCTCAAGGCGGCCAACAGTCCGGTCCGGGCGCATATCCGGGCGGGTACCCGGGCATGCAGGGCCAGCCGTATGGTCAACAGCCGAACGGTCAGCCTCACCAGCCGCATTATTACCACGGCATCGACCTGAACGATCCAAACCAGAACCCACTCTACGGGCACTGGGATTCGTATGCGATCATCTCCTTTATCCTCGCCCTGTTCTTCCCGGTGCCAGTGCTCTCGGCACTGATGGGCGCGGTGGCAATGTGGCGCACGCGCACTTTCCATATGAAGGGCTTCGGTTTGGCCGTGGCCGCCGTGGTAATCAACGTGCTGTACACCATCGCCGTCATCTGGATGGCCTTCAATGGCTATGACGCCATGAGCCTTTACCAGGAAGCCCTCCAGCAACTGACCGGCGGCACCGGCTCCTCCTCCGACTCCATCTCCGCATAAGTAGCGTTCACATACCAACACACCCACTGCATAAATATGCAATAGTCTGCATAATCGCGTATACTCATCCGAAGACACATCAGTGAAAAGAGATGAGTATGGCGAAATATACAGTGGCCGTGGCCGGTGCCACGGGCTATGCCGGCGGTGAAGCGCTGCGCATTCTGGCCGCGCACCCCGACTTCGACATCACCTGCGTGGCAGGCCATTCCTCAGTGGGGGAGTCGATGGCCAAGCACATGCCGCATATTCCCCAACTGGCCAATCTGGTCGTTGAAGATACCACGCCCGAAGTGCTGAACGGGCATGACGTTATCATCCTCGCACTGCCGCACGGTGCTTCGGGCAAGCTCGCCTCGCAGCTCGATCCGAATGCCGTGGTTGTGGATTTGGGCGCCGACCATCGCCTCGAAGAACAGGCCGCTTGGGATGAGTTCTACGGCGGCGATTTCTATGAGCATTGGACCTACGGCATGCCCGAGCTCATCACCGGCAAAGCTGCGGACGGCTCCTACACCCGCCAGCGTGCGGCGCTTCCTGGCACCAAGCGCATCGCAGGTCCTGGCTGCAACGTCACCGCCACCACGCTGGCCCTCCAGCCCGGCATCGCCGAAGGACTGGTTGAATCGCAGGATATCGTGGCCGATCTGGTCGTCGGATACTCGGGTGCCGGCAAGAATCTCAAGCGCACCAACCTGCTTGCCGCCGAGGCCCTGCAATCCGCCCTGCCGTATTCGGTGGGCGGCAAGCACCGCCACATTCCCGAAATCCTGCAGAACTTCGCCCACGCGGCCGGCAAGAGCGCGGCCGAAGCCAGCGAATTCACGCTCGGCTTCACACCGATTCTCGCTCCCATGTCCCGAGGTATCCTCGCCACCGTGTCCGCCCGCATGACGGACAAGGCCAAGACACTGAGCGATGAGGAGATTCGCGCCGTATGGTCCAAGGCCTATGAAGGTCAGGACTTCATGGTGCTGCTGCCCGAGGGCACGCTGCCCGCCACCGGCAACATCATCGGATCCAACGCAGCCCACCTGCAGGTCGTCACCGACCGCAAGGCCGGCCGCATCTACGCTTTTGCCGCCATCGACAACCTCAACCGTGGTACCGCCGGACAAGCGGTCCAATCACTGAACATCGCACTAGGCCTGCCGGAAGACGCGGGCCTGACCAAGATCGGAGTAGCACCGTGAGCGTTACATTTGCACAAGGTTTCTCCGCCGCCGGCGTGGCGGCTGGTATTTCATCCGTCGAAGGCAAGAAGGACTTGGCCCTCGTGGTCAACAACGGCCCGCTCGACGCGGCTGCAGGCGTGTTCACCTCGAACCGTTTCTGTGCCGCCCCGGTGCAGTGGAGCCGTAAGGTCGTCGCCGACGGTCACGTCAAGGCCGTGATTCTGAACTCCGGCGGTGCCAACGCCTGCACCGGCGAGGCCGGTTACGCCCAGTCCGTCGCCACCGCGGAAACGGTCGCCGGGCTCATCGGCGCCGAACCGAATGATGTGGCTGTCTGCTCCACCGGTCTCATCGGTGAACTGCTGCCGTTGGACAACGTGCTGGCTGGTGCCAAGAGTGCCCATGAGGCTCTTGCCGCCACCGCCGAAGCCGGCACCGACGCCTCCCACGCCATCATGACCACCGACACCAAGCCGAAGACGGTCGAACTGACCGGCTCCAACGGCTGGAAGATCGGCGGCATGGTCAAGGGCTCGGGCATGATTGCCCCGCAGCTGGCCACCATGCTGTGCGTCATCACCACCGATGCGGTTGTCTCCGCCGGTCAGATGCAGGCCGCACTCGCTGTGGCTGCCGAACATTCGTTCAACCGCATCGACGTGGACGGCTGCATGTCCACCAACGACACGGTCCTGCTGCTCGCCTCCGGTGCCTCTGGCGTCGAACCGGACAAGGACGAATTCAACAAGCTGGTGCGTGAGGCCTGCGCATCCCTGTCCCGCCAGATCATCGGCGACGGCGAAGGTGCCTCCCACGACATCCGTATCACCGTCACCGGTGCCACCAGCGAAGACGCGGCACTTGCCTGTGGTCGTGCCGTCGCCGCCTCGAACCTGCTCAAGTGCGCCATCTCCGGCAACGATCCGAACTGGGGCCGCATCGTCAGCTCCCTGGGCACTGTGCCGCCTGAAGTCGCGCCTTACGATTCGAACAAGGTGACCGTGGACGTCAACGGCGTGCGCATCTGCGAGAACGGCGGTGCCGGCCGCGACCGTAGCGAGGTCGACATGACCCCGCGCGAAGTCCACATTGACATCGACCTGAACACCGGCTCGGACGCCGAGGCCACCGTCTGGACCGACGATCTCACCCACGAATACGTCCACATCAACGCCGACTACGAAAGCTGACAAACAGCCCAGTGGGCTGTTTGTAGCAGCCGGCAGCGATAGCGTCGCCGGCGTCGCAGAAAAGAGAAAAATTGTCTACAGAATTGAAGGGACCTGGGTTCCATTTCGACGTGCACACCGATTTGCGCGCCGATCAGAAGGCAGAAGTGCTTATTGAAGCGCTGCCATGGCTGGAGGAGTTCGCCGGCCAGCGTATCGTCGTCAAATACGGCGGCAATGCCATGGTCGATGACCATCTGAAGCAGTGCTTCGCCGAAGACATGGTCTTTCTGCGTCAGGTGGGTCTGCACCCGATCGTCGTGCACGGCGGCGGTCCGCAGATTTCCCACATGCTCAAGGCCCTCGGCATCAAATCCGAATTCAAAGGCGGCCTGAGGGTCACCACCCCCGAGGCCATGGATGTGGTGCGCATGGTTCTGACCGGCAAGGTGTCACGCGAACTGGTAGGCCTGATCAACGCGCACGGCCCGCTGGCCGTAGGCATGTCCGGTGAAGACGGCGGCCTGTTCTCGGCCATGCAGCGCAGGCCCGTCATCGATGGCAAGCCCACCGATATCGGCCTGGTCGGCGACGTGGTTTCCGTCGATGCCTCGGCAGTCGAGGATCTGGTGGCTGCCGGTCGTATCCCGGTCGTCTCTTCCGTGGCTCCGAACGAAGAAGATGCCACTGAAGTGCTCAACGTGAACGCTGATTCCGCCGCCGCCGCTTTGGCTGCCGCTGTGGGCGCGCACAAGCTCGTTATCTTGACTGATGTGGATGGTCTGTACGCCGATTGGCCGGATAAGAATTCTCTGATTGGCCGGATCGGTGTGGAAAACCTGCGCGATATGCTGCCGGACCTGGAATCCGGTATGCGACCCAAGATGGAGGCCTGTGTCAGGGCCATCGACGGTGGCGTGCCCCAAGCCCATGTCATCGACGGGCGCAAGCCGCATTCGATTTTGAACGAGATATTCACCTCCGCAGGCATCGGTACCATGGTTATGCCCGATGAAGGACTGGAAATGAGGAGCTCTTATGGCTACTGAGCATGAGGAAAAACTAGGTACGGAAGACAGCAAGTGGCTGGGAGAGTACTCTCAGGTCCACATGAATGTGTTCGGTACGCCGTTGCGCGTCATGGATCACGGCCAAGGTGCCCACATCTGGGATGTTGACGGTAACGAATACCTCGATTTCCTGGCAGGCATCGCCGTCAATTCCCTCGGATACGCCCACCCCAAGTGGGTCAAGGCGGTTGCCGATCAGGCTGCCAAGGTGGCTCATATCAGCAACTATTTCGCGTCCGAGCCGCAAATTGAGCTGGCATCCAAACTGGTCAAGCTGGCTGGTGCACCTGAAGGCTCCAAAGTCTACTTCGGCAACTCCGGTGCTGAAGGCAATGAAGCTGCCCTCAAGCTTGCCAAGCTGTATGGCCGCACCTTGCCTGGTGCCCTGCCTTCCATCGGCGGCAAGCCCGCACGCATTCTCGCAATGACTCACGGCTTCCATGGCCGTACGATGGGTGCGCTGTCCGCCACATGGAAACCCGGTATCCGCAAGCCGTATGATCCGCTGGTGCCGAACATTGAATTCGTACGCGCCGGCGACAAGGTCGCCCTGCACGACGCTTTTGCACAGACCGGTCTCGGCCGCTATGGCAAGGGTCCGGTGGCTGCTGTGATTCTGGAACTTATCCAGGGCGAAGCCGGCGTACAGCCGTTGGGCGCCGATTACGTCAAGTTCGTGCACGAACTGTGCGATATCAACCACGCGCTGCTCATCATCGATGAAGTACAGACCGGTATCGGACGTACCGGCAAGTGGTTCGCATTCCAGCGTGACGATCTGTCCGGCGGCGTGACGCCGGATATGGTGACTTTCGCCAAGGGCGTGGCAGGCGGATTCCCGATGGGCGGCATGATCGCTTTCGGCGAGAAACTTGCGGCTCTGTTCACTCCTGGTTCCCACGGCTCCACCTTTGCCGGCAATCCGCTGGGTGCGGCTGCGGGACTCGCCACTCTTGGCGTGATTGAAGACGAGAATCTGGTGGCCAACGCCGAAGCTCGCGGCGAACAGCTGCGCGATGGCATTATGGCCACCGGTAATCCGCTGTTCGTTTCCGTACGCGGTCGTGGTTTGCTGGACGCCGTCGAGCTCAAGCATCCCTGCTCCCACGCGGTGATGAACTACTGCCTCGAACACGGGCTCATCGTCAACGCGGTGGCTCCCAATGCGCTGCGTTTCGCACCGCCGCTGATTATAACCGCACAAGACGTGGATCAGGCACTTGCCATCCTCAAGGATGTGCCTACGGACCTGCCCGACGACTGATTTCTCTCCGTCACTGCCGCCCCACCGATCCAAGGAGATCATCATGACCCCAGAACTTCGCCACATGCTGCGTGACGACGACCTCAACCATGAGGAACAGAAGCAGGTGCTCGAACTTGCCATCAAGTTCCACCACGACCGCTTCTACAAGCAGCCGTTCGCCGGTCCGCAGGCCGTCGCCGTACTGTTCGACAAGCCCTCCACCCGCACCCGTTCCAGCTTCTCCATCGGCGTTGCCGAGCTTGGCGGTTACCCGCTGGTCATCGACAAGTCCGGCTCCCAGCTGGGCCGTGGCGAGCCCGTGGCCGATACCGCTCGTGTGCTCGACCGCATGGCTTACGGCGTGGTGTGGCGCACCTTCGGTCAGGACCGCGTCGAAGAAATGGCCAAGTACTCCACCCATCCGGTGGTCAACGCCCTGACCGATGACTTCCATCCCTGCCAGATTCTCGCCGACTTCCAGACCATCGCCGAGCACCGAGGCGGCGTCGACAACCTGAAGAACCAGACCATCGCCTACCTCGGTGACGCGGCCAACAACATGGCCAACTCCTACCTGCTCGGCGGTGCCGTGGCCGGCATGGACGTGCGCGTGGCCGGCCCCCACGGCTACCTGCCCCGCCCGGACATCGTGGCCGACGCCAAGCGCATCGCGGCCGAGACCGGCGGCTCCATCCTGGTCACCACCGATGCCAAGGAAGCGGTGCAGGACGCCGACTGCGTGTTCACCGACACCTGGGTCTCCATGGGCGAGGAAGCCGAATACGCCATCCGTTCCAAGCCGTTCTGGGATTACCAGGTCAACACCGAACTTATGGCATTGGCCAAGCCGGATGCGCTCTTCCAGCACTGCCTGCCCGCCTACCGCGGCAAGGAAGTCACCGCTGAAGTGATCGACGGCCCGCAGTCCGTGGTGTGGGATGAGGCCGAGAACCGTCTGCACGCACAGAAAGCGTTGCTGACTTGGTTGACCGGCAAGGCCCGTGGAGACGAAAGCCTGCTCGCATGAGTGAAACCGGTCCGTCCCTGCAGCGCCCTGCCACCAGGGCGGCGCGGCTGAGTGCCATAGAACAGGCGCTCGCCACGCATATCATCACCTCGCAATCACAGCTGTCCAAAATCCTTATCGACGAGGGCATTGCGGTGACTCAGGCGACGCTGAGCCGCGACCTTGACGAGATGCACGCGGTGAAGACCCGGTTGAAGGACGGTACGGTGGCCTACGCGGTGGGTCGCAGCGTCGTTGCTTCAGAAGGTGAGGATGTAGG
This DNA window, taken from Bifidobacterium longum subsp. longum JCM 1217, encodes the following:
- the argC gene encoding N-acetyl-gamma-glutamyl-phosphate reductase; the encoded protein is MAKYTVAVAGATGYAGGEALRILAAHPDFDITCVAGHSSVGESMAKHMPHIPQLANLVVEDTTPEVLNGHDVIILALPHGASGKLASQLDPNAVVVDLGADHRLEEQAAWDEFYGGDFYEHWTYGMPELITGKAADGSYTRQRAALPGTKRIAGPGCNVTATTLALQPGIAEGLVESQDIVADLVVGYSGAGKNLKRTNLLAAEALQSALPYSVGGKHRHIPEILQNFAHAAGKSAAEASEFTLGFTPILAPMSRGILATVSARMTDKAKTLSDEEIRAVWSKAYEGQDFMVLLPEGTLPATGNIIGSNAAHLQVVTDRKAGRIYAFAAIDNLNRGTAGQAVQSLNIALGLPEDAGLTKIGVAP
- the argJ gene encoding bifunctional glutamate N-acetyltransferase/amino-acid acetyltransferase ArgJ, producing MSVTFAQGFSAAGVAAGISSVEGKKDLALVVNNGPLDAAAGVFTSNRFCAAPVQWSRKVVADGHVKAVILNSGGANACTGEAGYAQSVATAETVAGLIGAEPNDVAVCSTGLIGELLPLDNVLAGAKSAHEALAATAEAGTDASHAIMTTDTKPKTVELTGSNGWKIGGMVKGSGMIAPQLATMLCVITTDAVVSAGQMQAALAVAAEHSFNRIDVDGCMSTNDTVLLLASGASGVEPDKDEFNKLVREACASLSRQIIGDGEGASHDIRITVTGATSEDAALACGRAVAASNLLKCAISGNDPNWGRIVSSLGTVPPEVAPYDSNKVTVDVNGVRICENGGAGRDRSEVDMTPREVHIDIDLNTGSDAEATVWTDDLTHEYVHINADYES
- the argB gene encoding acetylglutamate kinase, whose amino-acid sequence is MSTELKGPGFHFDVHTDLRADQKAEVLIEALPWLEEFAGQRIVVKYGGNAMVDDHLKQCFAEDMVFLRQVGLHPIVVHGGGPQISHMLKALGIKSEFKGGLRVTTPEAMDVVRMVLTGKVSRELVGLINAHGPLAVGMSGEDGGLFSAMQRRPVIDGKPTDIGLVGDVVSVDASAVEDLVAAGRIPVVSSVAPNEEDATEVLNVNADSAAAALAAAVGAHKLVILTDVDGLYADWPDKNSLIGRIGVENLRDMLPDLESGMRPKMEACVRAIDGGVPQAHVIDGRKPHSILNEIFTSAGIGTMVMPDEGLEMRSSYGY
- a CDS encoding acetylornithine transaminase; translation: MATEHEEKLGTEDSKWLGEYSQVHMNVFGTPLRVMDHGQGAHIWDVDGNEYLDFLAGIAVNSLGYAHPKWVKAVADQAAKVAHISNYFASEPQIELASKLVKLAGAPEGSKVYFGNSGAEGNEAALKLAKLYGRTLPGALPSIGGKPARILAMTHGFHGRTMGALSATWKPGIRKPYDPLVPNIEFVRAGDKVALHDAFAQTGLGRYGKGPVAAVILELIQGEAGVQPLGADYVKFVHELCDINHALLIIDEVQTGIGRTGKWFAFQRDDLSGGVTPDMVTFAKGVAGGFPMGGMIAFGEKLAALFTPGSHGSTFAGNPLGAAAGLATLGVIEDENLVANAEARGEQLRDGIMATGNPLFVSVRGRGLLDAVELKHPCSHAVMNYCLEHGLIVNAVAPNALRFAPPLIITAQDVDQALAILKDVPTDLPDD
- the argF gene encoding ornithine carbamoyltransferase, translated to MTPELRHMLRDDDLNHEEQKQVLELAIKFHHDRFYKQPFAGPQAVAVLFDKPSTRTRSSFSIGVAELGGYPLVIDKSGSQLGRGEPVADTARVLDRMAYGVVWRTFGQDRVEEMAKYSTHPVVNALTDDFHPCQILADFQTIAEHRGGVDNLKNQTIAYLGDAANNMANSYLLGGAVAGMDVRVAGPHGYLPRPDIVADAKRIAAETGGSILVTTDAKEAVQDADCVFTDTWVSMGEEAEYAIRSKPFWDYQVNTELMALAKPDALFQHCLPAYRGKEVTAEVIDGPQSVVWDEAENRLHAQKALLTWLTGKARGDESLLA
- the argR gene encoding arginine repressor — its product is MSETGPSLQRPATRAARLSAIEQALATHIITSQSQLSKILIDEGIAVTQATLSRDLDEMHAVKTRLKDGTVAYAVGRSVVASEGEDVGERGEAQMSRVLNGLVTSVAAAGNLVVVHTPSGAAQYVASVIDRQPIEGVLGTIAGDDTVMVICTNDDTAVSRSDWLLSLASK